The Colletotrichum destructivum chromosome 7, complete sequence genome contains the following window.
GTTGACACGACTGGAAACATGTCAGCGTGCATGATCTATCCATTTGCCCACCGACAAACCCCAACCAACCTACCCATATCCGTACATCTGGCCATCTTGTGACCACTTATCAACTGCGGCTCGAGTTTCTTTCGTGAACTCTGCCCTGGCTTCGGGGGCCATCGTTTGCGTGGCGGACAAAATTTTGGAATGAATTTGCCGTATGCGACACATGTGAGCGTAATAGCTGAGATTGAAATTGTACGTTGAGCCTGTAGTTGCGCCGGGCACGTCTGACGACCAAGGCATGATGTATCGAGGCTCGAGTCCGTTGGCATATGCCGGCGTCGTGATCCATTCCTCGGGAGGGTAGGGAGGAATGCAAAGAGTGATAGCGACCACTTTATCTAGCCTTGTATATTGTCAGAAGAAGAGTAGGACGATGATTTTATGTCTGGGCGTGGAATATTTTGCAGGCTTACATGTAGATACACCACCAAGCTTTGATGGCCATTGCAGTCTCGGCGGTTCCGTCTTGCACGAGACGGTGGAATCCTTTCATCACTGCGAAACGCATGGCCACGCCAATGATGTGTCCCAGTCGTGGAGTGCTTTCGCCGTGCAGCGCGTGAATGGCGTAAAGAAGCATTGCTTGGAGGCGAACTAGAGGCTTGTACGAGTGATCCGTCAGTATGGTCTGGTCGGCCTGCGCTTGGAGCATCAGGTTGTGATGTTGCTGTCGCGTGAAGCCGTCGAGCTTTGCCTGACGCAAAAGggagccgacggcgaagatcTGTGCTGTCATTAGATAGAGCTTTAGgttgaaaaagaagaagggacTACTTCACGTGCCATTTTGACGAGGTAAGATCTCCAGGCATCAGTGCTTGACAGGAAGATTTCGCCCATCCTCCAATCTTGATACCCTCGGCTGCATTCTTCTACATCCAGAAATGGATAGCGCGGATGAATGGTTTCGAAATAGACCTGAAAGAACACGGCACCTTCGTGGACGGACACCTCTGCAAACGTTGGAGCAGACCCCTGGCCCAGGACGTGTATTGGCATGGCCGGTTCGCTGTGAGCGGCGGAGTTCGCACTTGTGTCGTGATTTGCCACATCGCTGACGGAGAAGAGGTTTTCGTCTGACTGTAGCATATCCAGACCATAGATGATGTTGTTCGAGTCGTCTAGAGGGGCCATGAATGTCATTTCCAGCTGATCCGGACCACT
Protein-coding sequences here:
- a CDS encoding uncharacterized protein (Putative transcription factor domain, fungi), whose protein sequence is MALYSVHYIESLEARVSDLQHGATVATAGMSLDQPIDGPSQQLGDPRITNGFSNSRSGPDQLEMTFMAPLDDSNNIIYGLDMLQSDENLFSVSDVANHDTSANSAAHSEPAMPIHVLGQGSAPTFAEVSVHEGAVFFQVYFETIHPRYPFLDVEECSRGYQDWRMGEIFLSSTDAWRSYLVKMAREIFAVGSLLRQAKLDGFTRQQHHNLMLQAQADQTILTDHSYKPLVRLQAMLLYAIHALHGESTPRLGHIIGVAMRFAVMKGFHRLVQDGTAETAMAIKAWWCIYMLDKVVAITLCIPPYPPEEWITTPAYANGLEPRYIMPWSSDVPGATTGSTYNFNLSYYAHMCRIRQIHSKILSATQTMAPEARAEFTKETRAAVDKWSQDGQMYGYGRVNTEGYASSLGLTHVAAITRVILYRLNPADIDSPDIDEKLQACCDFVGIFRALQKKRQIPKHWGDMLFSFQVGVTMVYIVFRRAVPIPKNVDRAIRDIASSLAIFADRSEKADVYRDCLDVLANSISRSCTSGTIDEESRREISGMVQQIIENGTAPDVALMLSAMSQLPGDG